One Gouania willdenowi chromosome 24 unlocalized genomic scaffold, fGouWil2.1 scaffold_320_arrow_ctg1, whole genome shotgun sequence genomic window carries:
- the senp6a gene encoding sentrin-specific protease 6, which yields MANNRSLFFDALNRSENRRDGGYKHKHSFALSDDSEDHRQAVVLSSQQKMEGQTLSSSEENKAPPLRTFPSSDPLRANENRPHTHMRVQNKQLSDPPLSVSSTSLLPTRTNVFILSPTPSQGIILQGRHFQHAQIAARKPVQRNDFSPQKVVELDSIVLTCPEIPEESLNIKRRTQQKKRPVGECGVFPSPAKAIEDASWPKVFQSVCVKCNKPSQHFGPCERCGSSDSLLSPTPRPPIRPIDAQQSFHMPATPNRTSRGVAYSVHVSDPQELLLAPKTSKGKRAGPPEHKDNAPIVLSSDDEDDSSSTGSVNRLDSVSPRPADSAHSSPAPSGGRVEAAVKSTAEKQEHEALDDFFKDVNMKISIPRRSRMKDQYGNQPPPETNAHRTKKPKMSADKCNSIILECRSVRVGTLRRMVTKPVVFSIDHIQLETQGEAPPAGCQMNIMEKVCLRASELISCEWCCVRKLPVIFFQTSIAESLRLRMQLNMSQEHGGEWYDCTGDQWDEKYIVLIFENGLVMNDQAILEDILEEIGRTNNLNNFPTKLTFEEANERLVNYNKASSQKEENGKAGQAPPTLLPVTPVQVGAGSPVTPVRTRMSTRQQSSSYLEDDDMTDLQPTFSGPVLKLMVYPPPPAKGGITVTNEDLHCLNDGEFLNDVIIDFYLKYLVLEKLKKEDAQRIHIFSSFFYKRLNQRERRNIPETTNLPIQKRKHNRVKTWTRHVDLFQKDFIFVPINESAHWYLAVVCFPGLDAPLLVGPPLPEDGLPDHCRPLSPDHDELESSSDQASPERTEAGEERAEPNGLQDAGSQSTSELQRISLCYSSDKGDEDDEHSYTQDEVSDGEDGNDESLMSESFLSSNKPTQCKQPCILIMDSLRGPTRSTVVKTLREYLEVEWEVRKGSRRSFGKEVMRGSSPRVPQQDNFSDCGVYVLQYVESFFQSPIPSFHLPLNLSDWFPTQRMKTKRDEIRELILSLQAQQEVGNTQQKVENIQQQGDTPTGSTIEEDPEIQEMSGS from the exons CGACCCCCCCCTCAGTGTCTCCTCTACATCGCTGCTGCCAACCAGAACCAACGTCTTCATCCTCAGCCCGACGCCGTCCCAGGGAATCATCCTCCAGGGACGACACTTCCAGCACGCTCAGATCGCTGCTAGGAAGCCTGTGCAGAG AAATGACTTCTCTCCTCAGAAAGTGGTGGAGTTGGACAGCATCGTCCTCACCTGTCCAGAAATCCCAG AGGAGTCTTTAAACATTAAACGACGCACACAGCAGAAGAAGAGACCTGTGGGGGAATGCGGTGTGTTTCCCTCTCCGGCCAAAGCAATCGAG GACGCGTCCTGGCCGAAGGTTTTccagtcagtgtgtgtgaagTGCAACAAGCCTAGTCAGCACTTCGGTCCCTGTGAACGCTGTGGCAGCTCCGATTCGCTGCTGTCGCCCACGCCCCGCCCACCCATCCGACCAATCGACGCGCAGCAGAGCTTCCACATGCCGGCCACGCCCAACAGGACGTCCCGAGGGGTGGCGTATTCCGTCCACGTCTCCGACCCACAGGAGTTGCTGCTGGCGCCGAAAACCTCCAAAGGAAAGAGGGCGGGGCCTCCGGAGCACAAAGACAATGCCCCCA TCGTCCTATCCAGCGATGATGAGGACGACAGCAGCAGCACAGGAAGTGTGAACCGATTGGACAGCGTCTCTCCTCGTCCGGCTGACTCCGCCCACTCCTCTCCGGCGCCCTCCGGTGGGCGGGTGGAGGCGGCGGTGAAGAGTACGGCGGAGAAACAGGAACATGAGGCGCTGGACGACTTCTTTAAAGACGTCAACATGAAGATCTCCATTCCTCGACGGTCGCGCATGAAGGACCAg TACGGGAACCAGCCTCCGCCGGAGACCAACGCTCACCGGACCAAGAAACCAAAGATGTCGGCGGACAAATGTAACAGCATCATCCTGGAGTGTAGGAGCGTTCGCGTGGGAACGCTGAGGAGGATGGTGACCAAGCCCGTAGTC tttTCTATCGATCACATCCAGCTGGAGACCCAGGGGGAGGCGCCCCCTGCAGGCTGTCAGATGAACATCATGGAAAAAGTGTGTCTGCGTGCGtcggagctgatcagctgtgagTGGTGCTGCGTGAGGAAGCTCCCCGTCATCTTCTTTCAGACCAGCATTGCAGAGTCACTGCGTCTGCGTATGCAGCTTAACATGTCGCAGGAACACGGAGGAGAGTGGTACGATTGCACCGGAGACC AGTGGGACGAGAAGTACATCGTGCTGATCTTTGAGAATGGTTTGGTCATGAACGACCAGGCCATCCTGGAGGACATCCTGGAGGAGATCGGACGAACCAACAACCTCAACAACTTTCCCACCAAACTCACCTTTGAGGAGGCAAACGAGCGACTGGTCAACTACAACAAGGCCTCGTCTCAGAAGGAGGAGAAT GGGAAGGCTGGacaagctccacccactctgcTCCCAGTGACTCCAGTGCAGGTGGGAGCGGGCTCCCCAGTGACACCCGTCCGCACCAGAATGTCGACCCGTCAGCAGAGCAGCTCGTACCTGGAAGACGACGACATGACGGACCTGCAGCCCACTTTCTCTGGACCCGTCCTCAA GTTGATGGTttatcctcctcctccagccaAAGGAGGGATCACTGTCACCAACGAAGACCTTCACTGCCTTAACGACGGAGAGTTCCTCAATGACGTCATCATagacttttatttaaa GTATTTAGTTTTAgagaagttaaaaaaagaagacgcTCAGAGGATCCACATCTTCAGCTCCTTCTTCTACAAGAGGCTCAACCAGAGGGAGCGCCGCAACATCCCGGAGACCACGAACCTACC GATTCAGAAGAGGAAGCACAACAGGGTGAAGACGTGGACCCGACACGTGGATCTGTTCCAGAAAGACTTTATCTTCGTCCCCATCAATGAGTC GGCTCACTGGTACCTGGCCGTGGTCTGCTTCCCGGGCCTGGACGCTCCTCTACTGGTGGGTCCGCCCCTCCCTGAGGACGGCCTCCCTGACCACTGCCGTCCTCTGTCCCCCGACCACGATGAGCTGGAGAGCTCCTCTGACCAGGCGTCACCTGAACGCACTGAGGCTGGAGAAGAGAGGGCGGAGCCTAACGGGCTGCAGGACGCAGGCTCTCAGTCTACCA gtgagCTACAAAGAATCAGTTTGTGTTACAGTTCAGATAAAGGAGACGAGGATGACGAGCACAGCTACACACag gacgaGGTGAGTGATGGTGAGGATGGTAACGATGAGTCTCTGATGTCAGAATCTTTTCTGAGCTCCAATAAACCAACGCAGTGTAAACA GCCGTGTATTCTCATCATGGATTCTCTGAGAGGACCCACTCGCTCCACTGTGGTTAAAACTCTCAGAGA gTACCTGGAGGTGGAGTGGGAGGTGCGTAAAGGCAGTAGGAGGAGCTTTGGTAAAGAGGTGATGCGTGGATCCAGTCCTCGTGTTCCTCAGCAGGATAACTTCAGCGACTGTGGCGTTTACGTTCTGCAGTACGTGGAGAGCTTCTTCCAG AGTCCTATTCCCAGCTTCCACCTCCCTCTGAACCTATCAGACTGGTTTCCTACTCAGAGGATGAAAACCAAACGTGATGAGATCAGAGAGCTGATCCTCTCTCTGCAGGCACAACAAGAAGTGGGAAACACACAGCAGAAAGTGGAGAACATACAGCAGCAGGGGGACACGCCCACTGGATCCACTATAGAGGAGGATCCAGAGATCCAGGAGATGAGTGGATCCTGA